A genome region from Thermococcus onnurineus NA1 includes the following:
- a CDS encoding NAD(P)/FAD-dependent oxidoreductase, whose translation MSKIAIIGGGIIGVATAYELAKLGEEVILFEKNYFGSGSTFRCATGIRAQFTDEANIRLMKYAIERWERLEEELGAEIGFRHSGYLFLATSEEEVEAFKNNIKLQNSFGVPTRLIDMDEAKEIVPPLNTEPFLAGAWNPMDGKANPFKTLFAYLTKAKEMGVDAREHTEVVALEREGDKIIAVKFRSNGKVESVKVDALLNAANAWAPLINEMAGLSRELVPITAYKHQLVKTEPLKPGQVEPLVCPPSWNDSYLIQDGEDGGIICGSGIEHKAKSLDDYEPTYDFLRGVLKYAVQIIPAIRHAHIVRQWAGFYAKTPDKNPAIGRLLDNFYIAAGFSGHGFMMAPAVAQAMAEFMTKGKSKVPLDWEWYDPYRFERGELRSSAFQIG comes from the coding sequence ATGAGTAAGATAGCGATCATCGGCGGCGGAATAATAGGCGTCGCGACGGCCTATGAGCTGGCAAAGCTCGGAGAAGAGGTAATCCTCTTCGAGAAGAACTACTTCGGCTCAGGTTCGACCTTCCGCTGTGCAACGGGAATACGGGCGCAGTTCACGGACGAGGCCAACATCAGGCTCATGAAGTACGCCATCGAGCGCTGGGAGAGACTTGAAGAGGAGCTCGGGGCCGAGATAGGCTTCCGGCACTCCGGTTACCTCTTCCTGGCGACGAGTGAGGAGGAGGTTGAAGCCTTTAAAAACAACATAAAGCTCCAGAACAGCTTTGGCGTTCCCACGAGGCTCATAGATATGGATGAGGCAAAGGAAATAGTCCCGCCACTCAACACGGAACCGTTCTTGGCCGGGGCCTGGAACCCGATGGACGGAAAGGCCAACCCCTTCAAGACGCTCTTTGCATATCTCACGAAAGCCAAGGAGATGGGCGTTGACGCGAGGGAGCACACCGAAGTTGTGGCTCTGGAGCGCGAGGGGGACAAGATAATCGCGGTGAAGTTCAGAAGCAACGGAAAGGTGGAGAGCGTTAAGGTTGACGCCCTTCTCAACGCGGCCAACGCATGGGCACCGCTGATTAACGAGATGGCAGGCCTGAGCAGGGAACTCGTTCCAATAACCGCGTACAAGCACCAGCTCGTGAAGACGGAGCCCCTCAAGCCGGGTCAGGTCGAACCCCTCGTCTGTCCGCCAAGCTGGAACGACAGCTACCTCATCCAGGACGGCGAGGACGGTGGAATAATCTGTGGCTCGGGAATAGAGCACAAAGCCAAAAGCCTCGACGACTACGAGCCGACCTACGACTTTCTGAGGGGTGTGCTGAAATACGCCGTTCAGATAATTCCCGCCATCAGACACGCCCATATCGTCCGCCAGTGGGCCGGCTTCTACGCTAAAACGCCTGACAAGAACCCTGCCATAGGAAGGCTCCTCGACAACTTCTACATTGCGGCAGGCTTCAGCGGCCACGGCTTCATGATGGCTCCAGCGGTTGCCCAAGCGATGGCGGAGTTCATGACCAAAGGAAAAAGCAAAGTGCCCCTCGACTGGGAGTGGTACGACCCGTACAGATTCGAGCGCGGCGAACTGAGGAGCTCGGCCTTTCAGATAGGCTAA